A DNA window from Choloepus didactylus isolate mChoDid1 chromosome 9, mChoDid1.pri, whole genome shotgun sequence contains the following coding sequences:
- the LOC119544699 gene encoding general transcription factor II-I repeat domain-containing protein 2-like, producing MEQESHVFQEKWERAYFFLEVKNIPTCLICKQSLSVSKEYNLRRHYETNHSKNHDGYTEKMRDKKLNELKKRLKFQHDLILNASKISDAAMKCSYVLNEKIAQASKPLTDGEFLKDCLLSAAEQRQAFANIRLTDNIVAQHVDCPAENLEDKLQDQVKSFVAFSVAAQESTDVNDATQLAVFIRGVDETFDVTEELLDVVPMTGTTSGNDLFLCIEKNLKKFNVDWSKLVSVTTVGNSATAGVKQLVTELKSKVSGLCKDTELKSVHGIILWETLCTKKLKMDHVMDIVIYTVTWIRSHGLNHRKFSTLFSEFDAQYGSLSYHMEGKWLSHGILLQQFFELLEEIDFFMSSKGKSVPQLPSKDWIKDLALLVDMTTHLNALDTSLQGRSQVVTQMYDSIYSFLAKLCLWETHLARNNLAHFPTLKLVLEKEGDSLNYSPKIRELD from the coding sequence ATGGAACAGGAAAGCCATGTGTTTCAAGAAAAATGGGAGAGAGCTTACTTCTTTCTGGAGGTAAAGAATATTCCAACATGTCTAATATGCAAACAAAGTCTGTCTGTGTCGAAGGAATATAACTTAAGACGCCATTATGAAACAAACCATAGTAAGAACCACGATGGATATACAGAAAAGATGCGTGATAAAAAACTTAATGAACTGAAGAAAAGACTGAAATTTCAACATGATTTGATTTTGAATGCAAGTAAAATAAGTGATGCTGCAATGAAATGTAGCTatgtattaaatgaaaaaattgccCAGGCATCCAAACCTCTTACAGATGGTGAGTTTCTAAAAGACTGTCTACTGAGTGCAGCAGAACAGAGGCAAGCATTTGCAAATATAAGACTGACTGATAATATTGTTGCTCAGCATGTAGACTGTCCAGCTGAGAACTTAGAGGACAAGTTGCAAGACCAAGTTAAATcatttgtggctttctctgttgCAGCTCAGGAGAGCACAGATGTAAATGATGCCACCCAGTTAGCTGTATTTATTCGTGGTGTCGATGAAACTTTTGATGTGACTGAAGAACTTTTGGACGTGGTACCAATGACAGGCACAACATCaggaaatgatttatttttatgcatcgagaaaaatcttaaaaaatttaaTGTAGATTGGTCAAAACTAGTAAGTGTTACCACAGTTGGTAATTCTGCAACAGCTGGTGTTAAGCAGCTTGTTACAGAACTTAAATCAAAGGTGTCAGGGCTTTGCAAAGACACAGAACTTAAGTCTGTGCATGGCATCATTCTCTGGGAGACACTTTgcactaaaaagttaaaaatggatCATGTCATGGACATAGTAATTTACACCGTAACCTGGATACGTTCCCATGGTTTGAACCATAGAAAGTTCAGTACTTTGTTCAGTGAATTTGATGCACAATATGGAAGTCTGTCCTACCACATGGAAGGTAAGTGGCTGAGTCATGGCATTCTGCTGCAGCAGTTTTTTGAACTGTTGGAAGAAATTGACTTTTTCATGTCTTCTAAAGGAAAATCTGTACCTCAACTTCCTAGCAAAGATTGGATCAAAGACTTAGCCCTTTTGGTTGACATGACGACCCATCTGAATGCATTGGATACTTCTCTACAAGGGCGTTCACAAGTAGTTACacaaatgtatgattccatttactcATTCCTAGCGAAATTGTGTCTTTGGGAAACTCATTTGGCAAGGAACAATCTGGCCCACTTCCCTACACTgaaattagttttggaaaaagAAGGTGATAGCCTCAACTATAGTCCAAAAATTAGAGAGCTGGACTGA